A single region of the Mustela lutreola isolate mMusLut2 chromosome 2, mMusLut2.pri, whole genome shotgun sequence genome encodes:
- the RDH8 gene encoding retinol dehydrogenase 8, with protein MADAPRTVLISGCSSGIGLELAVQLAHDHRHRYQVVATMRDLGKKGTLEAAAGEALGQTLTVAQLDVCSDESVAQCLSGIQGGEVDVLVNNAGVGLVGPLEGLSLAAMQNVFDTNFFGAVRLVRAVLPGMKRRRKGHIVVVSSVMGLQGVVFNEAYAASKFALEGFFESLAVQLLQFNIFITLVEPGPVVTNFEGKLLEQVSTAEFPDTDPDTLHYFRDFYLPASRELFHSVGQSPQDVAQVIVKVISSTRPPLRQQTNARYTPLIVLKTVDPSGSLYVRITHCLLFRWTRLLNLGLRCLACGCLRFRIWPR; from the exons ATGGCCGACGCACCCCGGACTGTACTGATCTCAGGCTGCTCCTCGGGAATTGGCCTGGAGCTTGCAGTGCAGCTGGCTCATGACCACAGGCACCGCTACCAAG TGGTGGCCACCATGAGGGACTTGGGAAAGAAGGGGACACTGGAGGCAGCTGCCGGGGAAGCCCTGGGGCAGACCCTCACCGTGGCCCAGCTGGACGTGTGCAGTGACGAGTCAGTGGCCCAGTGTCTCAGCGGCATCCAAGGAGGGGAAGTGGATGTGCTGG TGAATAATGCTGGAGTGGGCCTGGTGGGGCCCCTGGAGGGGCTCAGCCTAGCTGCCATGCAGAACGTCTTTGATACCAACTTTTTCGGGGCTGTCCGTCTGGTCAGAGCTGTCCTTCCTGGCATGAAGAGAAGGCGAAAGGGCCACATTGTGGTGGTCAGCAGTGTCATGGGGCTGCAGG GTGTGGTGTTCAATGAAGCCTATGCAGCCTCCAAGTTTGCCCTGGAGGGATTCTTCGAAAGTCTGGCTGTCCAGCTGCTGCAGTTCAACATCTT CATCACCCTGGTGGAACCTGGCCCAGTGGTCACTAACTTTGAGGGGAAGCTCCTGGAGCAGGTTTCCACAGCCGAGTTCCCAGACACTGACCCCGACACCTTGCACTACTTCCGGGATTTCTACCTCCCTGCCTCCAGGGAGCTCTTTCACTCTGTAGGACAGAGCCCACAGGATGTAGCCCAG GTCATTGTCAAGGTCATCAGCTCCACCAGACCACCCCTGCGCCAACAGACCAATGCCCGCTACACCCCACTGATTGTGCTCAAGACTGTGGACCCCTCAGGCAGCCTGTATGTACGCATCACCCACTGCCTGCTCTTCCGCTGGACACGCCTTCTCAACCTTGGCCTTCGATGTCTGGCCTGTGGCTGCCTCCGCTTCCGAATATGGCCCCGGTGA